The genomic DNA GGGATAGGTTGCCTTTTGCGCCTGTAAATCCTTACCTGCGGTTTTACCCAGTTCTTCCTGGGTCGCCGTGATATCCAGCACGTCATCAATGATTTGGAACGCTAGCCCAATGTTCTGGGCATAGTCCGACAACCGCTGCCGATCGTCCTCACTTGCCCCCGCCAGAACTGCGCCGCAGACCACGGAAGCCTCTAGCAGTGCCCCAGTTTTATGGCGATGGATAAAGGTGAGCGTTTCGATCGTGACATCCGATCGCCCTTCGCACTCCAGATCCACCACCTGACCGCCCACCAGTCCGGCTGCCCCCACGGCACGACCTAATCTGGCAATGACTTGCAGAACCCGATCGGCGCTTACCCCCTGCGTCTGGGTGGCAATAAACTCGAAGGCGTATGCCAGCAGTCCATCACCCGCCAGGATCGCGATATCTTCGCCGTAGACTTTGTGATTGGTGGGTTTGCCGCGCCGGAAGTCGTCATTGTCCATTGCGGGCAAATCGTCGTGGATCAGCGACATGGTGTGGATCATTTCCAGAGAACAGGCGGTTGGCATTGCCATTTCGGTCGTGCCGCCAATGAGTTCACAGGTTGCCAGACAAAGGATCGGACGCAGACGCTTGCCGCCCGCCATGAGCGAGTAGCGCATTGCTTCATAGATTTTTTCCGGGTAGACAACCGCGATCGATCGATCGAGTGCCGCCTCAACCTGTGCCTGCTGCGCTGCCAGATAGCGTTTCAGGTCAAACTCAAGATACTGCTGACTGTTGGTTGCAACCATGCTTTGATCCGCTGAACTGATTCTGTGAACAAACTGCTTGTCTCTGTACTGCGACTAGGGAGACTTGATAACTGCTGCGACTTTGTGACTGCTACAACTTTGCGACTATTGCGACATTTACTTATCGCGACATCCGCTGCCGATAACTCCATACTGTATTGTGCAACAGCATGGTCACAGTCATCGGTCCAATTCCGCCCGGAACCGGAGTAATCCAGTCCGCCACGTCTTTCACTGTTTCATAATCCACGTCTCCCACCAGGCGAGATTTGCCGCTTGCCTCGTCGGTAACGCGATTGATTCCCACATCTACCACAACCGCGCCCGGTTTCACCATTTCTGGCGTGATCAGATTCGGACGTCCCACTGCCGCCACCAGAATATCGGCGCTGCGGGTAATGGCACTCAGGTCAGGCGTGCGGGAATGGGCGATCGTTACAGTTGCATCCTCCGCCAGCAGCATCAGCGCCAGGGGTTTACCAACGAGAATACTGCGCCCGACTACCACCGCCTGTTTACCCTTCGCCGAAATGCCGTACTCCTGGAGCAGCCGCATCGATCCGGCAGGGGTACAGCTTTGCAGTCCCGGTTCTCCCCGCACCAGTCGTCCCAGATTGACGGGATGCAGACCATCGGCATCTTTGTCTGGGTGGATTTGATTCAGTAGCGCCACGGAATCCAGGTGATCCGGCAGGGGAAGCTGCACCAGAATGCCGTCTACCCGATCGTCCTCATTCAATGCCTGGATGGTTTGCTCTAGTTCCGTCTGGGTTACCTCCGCCGGAAAATGTTGACCAAAAGAGGCAATGCCCACCCGCGCACAAGCCTGCTCTTTGTTTCGCACATAGGCTGCACTGGCAGGATTATCGCCCACCATCAGCACTGCCAGCCCCGGAGGTCGTCCGTAGCGATCGCTCAGGGTCTTTACTTCGTCGGTCAGTTCTGCCTGAATTTTGGCGGCGAGTGCCTTGCCATCAAGAATGCCTGTCATGGTGCGTTGGGGATGAGCGTCAGGGGACAGTCGTCTCTCCGATCGATGTCCTTTTGTGGGAAACAGGTTCGCATCGGCTAAACTGCCCAAATTCCATAGTTTAACGTCTATTGGTACTTGTGAAAGGGCGATCGGCTCAGGGTGACAAGAATTTTGACGGTTAGCAATTCTCTGCCAATCTCGATCGCGTCTAAAATCTTCGGAGCAGTCATCCAGCAATTTCTA from Leptolyngbya ohadii IS1 includes the following:
- the crtE gene encoding geranylgeranyl diphosphate synthase CrtE yields the protein MVATNSQQYLEFDLKRYLAAQQAQVEAALDRSIAVVYPEKIYEAMRYSLMAGGKRLRPILCLATCELIGGTTEMAMPTACSLEMIHTMSLIHDDLPAMDNDDFRRGKPTNHKVYGEDIAILAGDGLLAYAFEFIATQTQGVSADRVLQVIARLGRAVGAAGLVGGQVVDLECEGRSDVTIETLTFIHRHKTGALLEASVVCGAVLAGASEDDRQRLSDYAQNIGLAFQIIDDVLDITATQEELGKTAGKDLQAQKATYPSFWGIEESKRQADQLVSEAKAKLEIYGERAYPLMALADYITARKN
- the folD gene encoding bifunctional methylenetetrahydrofolate dehydrogenase/methenyltetrahydrofolate cyclohydrolase FolD; this encodes MTGILDGKALAAKIQAELTDEVKTLSDRYGRPPGLAVLMVGDNPASAAYVRNKEQACARVGIASFGQHFPAEVTQTELEQTIQALNEDDRVDGILVQLPLPDHLDSVALLNQIHPDKDADGLHPVNLGRLVRGEPGLQSCTPAGSMRLLQEYGISAKGKQAVVVGRSILVGKPLALMLLAEDATVTIAHSRTPDLSAITRSADILVAAVGRPNLITPEMVKPGAVVVDVGINRVTDEASGKSRLVGDVDYETVKDVADWITPVPGGIGPMTVTMLLHNTVWSYRQRMSR